One segment of Alligator mississippiensis isolate rAllMis1 chromosome 13, rAllMis1, whole genome shotgun sequence DNA contains the following:
- the EARS2 gene encoding probable glutamate--tRNA ligase, mitochondrial: MCSRVRFGPSPTGFLHLGGLRTALYNYIFAKKHGGSFILRLEDTDQSRVVPGAAEGIEDMLEWAGIPPDESPRRGGPAGPYQQSRRLELYTKACDVLVEKGAAYRCFCTPQRLELLKKEALRSRQVPRYDNRCRHLTAKQVAEKLSQGSEWVIRFRLEGDVEPFNDLVYGWTRHEVASIEGDPVILKGDGFPTYHLANVVDDHHMEISHVLRGTEWLTSTSKHLLLYRAFGWDPPQFAHLPLLLNRDGTKLSKRQGDIFVERFAQDGYLPEALLDIITTCGSGFTGNQGGRTLEQLISEFNVGRITTHSALLDLDKLLEFNRTHLVRRIENERLRPKVVEELQALVEQAYGEQLVDRQVLEKDYVERVLLLWKGRISLLKSLVSPSYSYLWVRPSVPREQLQALSAEVDEIGRLVLGLVEGQATALTTERLSRDLKGLQERIKGIKYSTMMKILRLALSGQQQGPSIAEMMVSLGPQEACERIRKVLSS; the protein is encoded by the exons ATGTGCTCGCGGGTGCGCTTcgggcccagccccacag GCTTTCTGCACTTGGGCGGCCTCCGCACGGCGTTGTACAACTATATTTTTGCCAAAAAACACGGAGGGAGCTTTATCTTGAGACTGGAGGATACGGATCAGAGCCGAGTGGTGCCCGGGGCCGCGGAAGGGATCGAAGACATGCTGGAGTGGGCAG GTATCCCGCCTGATGAGAGCCCGCGGCGAGGTGGCCCCGCTGGGCCCTACCAGCAGTCTCGCAGGCTTGAGCTGTACACGAAAGCCTGTGACGTCCTTGTGGAGAAGGGAGCAGCTTACCGCTGCTTTTGCACTCCCCAGCGCCTGGAGCTGCTGAAAAAGGAAGCGCTGCGCAGTCGGCAGGTGCCACG GTACGACAACAGGTGCCGACACCTGACCGCTAAACAAGTAGCTGAGAAGCTGTCGCAAGGCTCCGAGTGGGTGATCCGCTTCCGACTGGAGGGAGATGTGGAGCCCTTTAATGACCTGGTTTATGGGTGGACCAGACACGAAGTGGCCAGCATCGAAGGGGACCCGGTGATCCTAAAGGGGGATGGCTTCCCCACCTACCACCTGGCGAATGTGGTGGATGACCATCACATGGAAATCAGCCACGTCCTGCGTGGGACAGAGTGGCTGACTTCGACGTCCAAGCACCTCCTTCTCTACAGAGCCTTTGGCTGGGACCCCCCCCAGTTCGCCCATCTCCCGCTGCTCCTGAACAGAGACGGCACCAAGCTGTCCAAACGGCAGGGTGACATCTTCGTGGAACGTTTTGCTCAAGACGGCTACTTGCCAGAAGCACTGCTGGACATTATAACCACCTGCGGCTCTGGGTTTACAG GTAACCAGGGGGGGCGGACACTGGAGCAGTTGATCTCGGAGTTCAATGTGGGCCGGATAACAACCCACTCcgccctgctggacctggacaagctcctGGAGTTCAACAG GACTCACCTGGTCCGGCGCATTGAGAATGAGAGGCTACGACCCAAGGTggtggaagagctgcaggccCTGGTGGAGCAGGCTTATGGGGAACAGCTCGTGGACAGACAGGTTCTAGAGAAGGACTATGTGGAGcgtgtcctgctgctgtggaaA GGCCGCATAAGCCTCCTGAAGAGCCTGGTGTCGCCCAGCTACTCCTACTTGTGGGTGAGGCCCTCTGTGCCCCGAGAGCAGCTGCAAGCCTTGTCAGCAGAAGTGGATGAGATAGGGAGGCTGGTTCTCGG GCTGGTGGAAGGGCAAGCCACCGCTCTCACCACCGAGCGCTTGAGCCGAGACTTGAAAGGCCTGCAGGAGAGGATCAAGGGGATCAAATACAGCACCATGATGAAAATCCTCCGCTTGGCCCTCAGTGGACAGCAG CAAGGGCCGAGCATTGCAGAGATGATGGTCTCCCTGGGCCCCCAAGAGGCGTGTGAACGGATACGGAAGGTGCTGTCCAGCTAG